The segment GGACTGTCCTCTCATCCAAACCTGCACGGAATGGAGTGGTCAGTCATAGTGATGCACCCCATACCCTAACCGATACTCCGTCACCCGCCATGAGGTATGTGGCTGACATTGGCTGGGCGTTGATTTCGACACGATCGCATCTATCTCGTACTTCAAAGTTTTATTCATTTGAATAAAATCACATCAATAAGTGGATTTTACAATTCAGACTATACTGGACCAGTCAAACGACTGATATACTTAATGATATAGGATGACAGAACATGTGTTCACGAGTCACTctcaaatagtgatgacaccaggtgttcgcgaaaggTGAGCGTATGGTCATAGAGCATGGAAATGAACTCTTTGACACTTTCACATAGGCCGACCCATAACTCGGAAGTGAACTCTTTGACACTTTCACATAGGCCGACCCATAACTCGGAAGTGAACTCTTTGACACTTTCACATAGGTCGACCCATAACTCGGAAGTGAACTCTTTGACACTTTCACATAGGTCGACCCATAACTCGGAAGTGAACTCTTTGACACTTTCACATAGGTCGACCCATAACTCGGAAGTGAACTCTTTGACACTTTCACATAGGTCGACCCATAACTCGGAAGTGAACTCTTTGACACTTTCACATAGGTCGACCCATAACTCGGAAGTGAACTCTTTGACACTTTCACATAGGCCGACCCATAACTCGGAAGTGAACTCTTTGACACTTTCACATAGGTCGACCCATAACTCGGAAGTGAACTCTTTGACACTTTCACATAGGTCGACCCATAACTCGGAAGTGAACTCTTTGACACTTTCACATAGGCCGACCCATAACTCGGAAGTGAACTCTTTGACACTTTCACATAGGTCGACCCATAACTCGGAAGTGAACTCTTTGACACTTTCACATAGGCCGACCCATAACTCGGAAGTGAACTCTTTGACACTTTCACATAGGCCGACCCATAACTCGGAAGTGAACTCTTTGACACTTTCACATAGGTCGACCCATAACTCGGAAGTGAACTCTTTGACACTTTCACATAGGTCGACCCATAACTCGGAAGTGAACTCTTTGACACTTTCACATAGGCCGACCCATAACTCGGAAGTGAACTCTTTGACACTTTCACATAGGCCGACCCATAACTCGGAAGTGAACTCTTTGACACTTTCACATAGGTCGACCCATAACTCGGAAGTGAACTCTTTGACACTTTCACATAGGTCGACCCATAACTCGGAAGTGAACTCTTTGACACTTTCACATAGGTCGACCCATAACTCGGAAGTGAACTCTTTGACACTTTCACATAGGTCGACCCATAACTCGGAAGTGAACTCTTTGACACTTTCACATAGGTCGACCCATAACTCGGAAGTGAACTCTTTGACACTTTCACATAGGCCGACCCATAACTCGGAAGTGAACTCTTTGACACTTTCACATAGGTCGACCCATAACTCGGAAGTGAACTCTTTGACACTTTCACATAGGTCGACCCATAACTCGGAAGTGAACTCTTTGACACTTTCACATAGGCCGACCCATAACTCGGAAGTGAACTCTTTGACACTTTCACATAGGCCGACCCATAACTCGGAAGTGAACTCTTTGACACTTTCACATAGGTCGACCCATAACTCGGAAGTGAACTCTTTGACACTTTCACATAGGTCGACCCATAACTCGGAAGTGAACTCTTTGACACTTTCACATAGGTCGACCCATAACTCGGAAGTGAACTCTTTGACACTTTCACATAGGTCGACCCATAACTCGGAAGTGAACTCTTTGACACTTTCACATAGGCCGACCCATAACTCGGAAGTGAACTCTTTGACACTTTCACATAGGTCGACCCATAACTCGGAAGTGAACTCTTTGACACTTTCACATAGGTCGACCCATAACTCGGAAGTGAACTCTTTGACACTTTCACATAGGTCGACCCATAACTCGGAAGTGAACTCTTTGACACTTTCACATAGGTCGACCCATAACTCGGAAGTGAACTCTTTGACACTTTCACATAGGTCGACCCATAACTCGGAAGTGAACTCTTTGACACTTTCACATAGGTCGACCCATAACTCGGAAGTGAACTCTTTGACACTTTCACATAGGCCGACCCATAACTCGGAAGTGAACTCTTTGACACTTTCACATAGGCCGACCCATAACTCGGAAGTGAACTCTTTGACACTTTCACATAGGTCGACCCATAACTCGTTCTCCAGTAGTGTGATCGAAAGTTGATATGCGATTGATCGTCACAATTTTGTTGGTAGCTGATATGCCTATCACGAATTTGAAACGTTGACTGCTGACAAATGCCGGATCCCGGCAAGCCTACAGTTAACAATCGTTCGGCGCGTTGCAGCCGTCCGATCACAACTTCATAAGCAAACAATAGATATACTGGTAAGTAAATCACAGCTGTGTGATAACCAGGATTAATAAGATTGACAGAAATAAATGTGTCTAAATAGATTAAAGTACTATATTTTGTCTTTGTTGTCCATTCTGAAATATATGTTCGCGTCAAGGAAACTGTTGTCCACACGTCAGTGTTACAGGATAAACGTTCACACCCTGTATCAAGTACATCAGGT is part of the Haliotis asinina isolate JCU_RB_2024 chromosome 6, JCU_Hal_asi_v2, whole genome shotgun sequence genome and harbors:
- the LOC137287765 gene encoding uncharacterized protein — protein: MAYIVSGLLCVVVITGPVWSDCLNGWTEFGDSCIRLFRNSKKIWPEAVFECEKQAAYLASIETESESRDVHALMEELNVADTDNVWIGLSDVLEENVWVWESNRSQATFFDWGSTEPNQSGTSQQDCVILYGMRQHTWADARCEIQNSYLCERPHISYQQNCDDQSHINFRSHYWRTSYGSTYVKVSKSSLPSYGSAYVKVSKSSLPSYGSAYVKVSKSSLPSYGSTYVKVSKSSLPSYGSTYVKVSKSSLPSYGSTYVKVSKSSLPSYGSTYVKVSKSSLPSYGSTYVKVSKSSLPSYGSTYVKVSKSSLPSYGSAYVKVSKSSLPSYGSTYVKVSKSSLPSYGSTYVKVSKSSLPSYGSTYVKVSKSSLPSYGSTYVKVSKSSLPSYGSAYVKVSKSSLPSYGSAYVKVSKSSLPSYGSTYVKVSKSSLPSYGSTYVKVSKSSLPSYGSAYVKVSKSSLPSYGSTYVKVSKSSLPSYGSTYVKVSKSSLPSYGSTYVKVSKSSLPSYGSTYVKVSKSSLPSYGSTYVKVSKSSLPSYGSAYVKVSKSSLPSYGSAYVKVSKSSLPSYGSTYVKVSKSSLPSYGSTYVKVSKSSLPSYGSAYVKVSKSSLPSYGSAYVKVSKSSLPSYGSTYVKVSKSSLPSYGSAYVKVSKSSLPSYGSTYVKVSKSSLPSYGSTYVKVSKSSLPSYGSAYVKVSKSSLPSYGSTYVKVSKSSLPSYGSTYVKVSKSSLPSYGSTYVKVSKSSLPSYGSTYVKVSKSSLPSYGSTYVKVSKSSLPSYGSAYVKVSKSSLPSYGSAYVKVSKSLDERTVLGAPFELLYVVKVVLCARTRATDLT